One window of the Candidatus Zixiibacteriota bacterium genome contains the following:
- the fusA gene encoding Elongation factor G, which yields MKVYDTEQIKNIAFIGQRGCGKTSLADSLAYTAGITNRQGKVDDGTSLSDFTDAEIARKSSIGLSLLVLPWKNQKINLLDLPGHPDFIGELIVGLNVSETAIIVLNANSGMEVGTEIQYKYIEKYNLPRLFFINKVEKEHVKTADVVKQLQERFGMKAVPVQILMGEALEHKGIIDLIRMKAVTFGANGAATEADIPANFREAAGAARQKMVETIAEADDALLEKFFDKGELTPGEILEGLKKGILKKSIFPILFGSADRMTGGALLLDFVTDFLPSPKDISPVNVMAAGKEEVVAINVDAGGKPLAYIFKSMAEAHIGDISLFKVLSGKISQGLDLNNHNQSNTERASQIYSISGKERSEVEAAPAGDIAALVKLKSAKMGDTLGDKEPRVVVPKIEFPEPVMDTGVRPKTKGDEEKLSMGLQKLKDEDPTFRIIVDPALRQTVLLSQGSTHTEVIVEKLKKKFGVDVDLFKPRIPYRETIKTKVELQHKYKKQSGGRGQYGDVYLRLEPNKRGAGFEFRDEITGGTIPNKYIPSVEKGVIEAMLEGGLSSSPVVDVIVAVYYGSYHEVDSSDMAFKIAASMAFKEGFLKCNPILLEPIDNIEIMVPDDFTGDVMGNLSSRRGKIMGMDPDGRYQRIRATVPQAELYNYSVDLRSMTSGQGVYTRAFSHYEEVPREITEKVIAEIKKSKEE from the coding sequence GTGAAGGTATACGACACCGAACAGATTAAAAATATCGCTTTCATCGGCCAGCGCGGCTGCGGCAAAACCAGCCTGGCTGATTCCCTCGCATATACGGCCGGAATAACGAACCGCCAGGGAAAGGTCGACGACGGCACCTCGCTGTCGGATTTTACCGACGCTGAAATCGCCCGAAAATCATCGATAGGTCTCTCGCTCCTGGTGTTGCCGTGGAAAAACCAGAAAATAAATCTCCTGGACCTGCCGGGGCACCCGGACTTTATCGGGGAGTTAATTGTCGGACTGAACGTGTCGGAAACGGCCATAATCGTCCTCAACGCCAACTCCGGGATGGAAGTCGGCACGGAAATCCAATACAAATATATCGAGAAATATAACCTGCCGCGGCTTTTCTTCATAAACAAGGTTGAAAAGGAGCATGTCAAAACCGCCGACGTGGTGAAACAACTTCAGGAACGGTTCGGAATGAAGGCGGTGCCGGTTCAGATTCTGATGGGCGAGGCACTGGAGCATAAAGGGATTATCGACCTGATAAGGATGAAAGCGGTTACATTCGGGGCGAACGGGGCGGCCACGGAAGCCGATATCCCGGCCAATTTCAGAGAGGCCGCAGGAGCGGCCCGTCAGAAAATGGTCGAGACGATTGCCGAAGCCGACGACGCCCTGCTCGAGAAATTTTTCGACAAAGGGGAGTTGACACCGGGTGAAATTCTGGAGGGACTCAAAAAGGGGATTCTCAAAAAGAGCATTTTCCCGATCCTGTTCGGTTCGGCCGATCGAATGACCGGGGGCGCCCTGCTTCTCGATTTTGTGACCGATTTTCTGCCGTCGCCCAAAGATATCTCGCCGGTCAATGTCATGGCGGCGGGAAAAGAGGAAGTGGTGGCGATTAATGTCGATGCCGGCGGAAAGCCTTTGGCATATATTTTCAAATCGATGGCGGAAGCGCATATCGGAGACATTTCTCTTTTCAAGGTTCTCTCCGGCAAAATCAGCCAGGGCCTGGATCTCAACAATCATAACCAGAGCAATACGGAACGGGCCAGCCAGATTTATTCTATCTCCGGCAAGGAGCGGTCCGAAGTCGAGGCGGCTCCAGCCGGCGATATCGCGGCGCTGGTGAAACTGAAATCGGCCAAAATGGGGGATACGCTCGGCGATAAGGAACCGCGGGTAGTGGTGCCCAAAATCGAGTTCCCGGAGCCGGTGATGGATACCGGGGTCCGGCCGAAGACCAAGGGCGACGAAGAAAAACTTTCGATGGGACTTCAGAAACTCAAAGACGAAGATCCGACGTTTCGAATTATTGTCGACCCGGCCCTGCGACAGACAGTTCTTCTGAGCCAGGGCTCGACCCATACCGAAGTAATCGTGGAAAAATTGAAAAAGAAATTCGGGGTGGATGTCGACCTGTTCAAACCTCGGATTCCGTATCGCGAGACCATCAAAACCAAGGTCGAATTGCAGCATAAATACAAAAAGCAGTCGGGTGGACGGGGGCAGTACGGCGATGTCTATTTGCGCCTGGAGCCGAACAAGCGGGGCGCCGGATTCGAGTTCCGCGATGAAATCACTGGCGGAACAATCCCCAATAAGTATATCCCGTCGGTGGAAAAAGGGGTAATCGAGGCGATGCTCGAAGGCGGTCTTTCCAGTTCCCCGGTCGTCGACGTCATCGTGGCGGTCTATTACGGGTCGTATCACGAGGTCGATTCCTCGGATATGGCATTCAAGATCGCGGCGTCGATGGCCTTCAAAGAGGGTTTCCTGAAATGCAATCCGATTCTGCTGGAACCGATCGATAATATCGAAATCATGGTTCCCGATGATTTCACCGGCGACGTGATGGGGAACCTTTCGAGCCGCCGGGGAAAAATCATGGGCATGGATCCGGACGGGCGGTATCAGCGGATACGGGCGACCGTGCCGCAGGCGGAACTCTACAACTACTCGGTGGACCTGCGCTCGATGACCTCGGGGCAGGGAGTTTATACCCGGGCCTTCTCGCATTACGAAGAGGTGCCGCGCGAAATCACCGAGAAGGTGATCGCCGAGATTAAAAAGTCCAAAGAAGAATAA
- a CDS encoding exported hypothetical protein (Evidence 5 : Unknown function) translates to MKAFVIFWASCLILASSTFSATVVHENIMHGLTYGIAIDAETLTVTVGNKTAPIIKDYPRELDSSGKEEWDNDMRRLLTADTSAWVLLSYDRFDVYVDSAYYAHNTPAIDQFWDKFEPRYELMEQQTGWSAEKWYGRKLQINVSASIGCYGGYAMPGNAVIHFSDPIYQCGWPYYENGQELYGNPGEFGDYWPYMAYALHETMHAINPYPIYVRLWLTEGFSEYNMYNILTNSGDINQETMDTYIYQGTSAYNWLGYVANDYRDTSGYNSEIQLSNGYDITAWMFSMLRDNYSLDWNDFYKWTDNNGETLDKAYNDLPGWYYIDMAVIDFFARSSSIGTFDNAKPVFRYDGPSGPGWGVRQWKDLNWYADLSASLTASTFNLKPGETTNLIASISNFGGVSLIGVSVRIYNGSDLLNEQFVNVPAPGGIQVTVPFTGQEGTYNFRVAVDEANLKVETNEDNNDAALEVGFYPTCGDINGDNNINILDVSYLINFLYKSGGAPHCNAPYYFCADANGNQSVNILDVSYIINYLYKHGPALNCR, encoded by the coding sequence ATGAAGGCTTTTGTTATATTTTGGGCATCCTGCCTCATATTGGCGTCTTCCACCTTTTCCGCCACCGTTGTTCATGAAAACATAATGCATGGGCTGACTTATGGTATCGCGATCGACGCTGAGACATTGACGGTTACGGTTGGGAATAAAACCGCGCCGATTATCAAAGATTATCCCCGCGAACTTGATAGCTCCGGAAAAGAAGAATGGGATAATGATATGAGGCGTCTCTTGACCGCCGACACTTCCGCCTGGGTTTTACTCTCCTATGACCGCTTTGATGTATATGTGGATTCGGCTTATTACGCTCATAATACCCCGGCAATTGACCAATTCTGGGACAAATTTGAACCCAGATATGAGTTAATGGAACAGCAAACCGGTTGGAGCGCCGAGAAGTGGTATGGCAGAAAATTGCAAATAAATGTTTCTGCTTCTATTGGATGCTATGGGGGATATGCTATGCCAGGAAATGCTGTGATTCATTTTTCTGATCCAATATATCAATGTGGCTGGCCTTATTATGAAAATGGACAAGAGTTATATGGAAACCCTGGGGAATTTGGGGATTATTGGCCATATATGGCTTATGCTCTGCATGAAACAATGCATGCAATAAATCCGTACCCAATTTATGTTAGACTTTGGCTTACAGAGGGTTTTTCAGAATATAATATGTATAATATTTTAACTAATTCTGGGGATATTAATCAAGAAACAATGGATACTTATATTTATCAAGGAACTAGTGCTTATAATTGGCTAGGTTATGTTGCAAATGATTATCGTGATACAAGCGGGTATAATAGCGAGATTCAACTAAGCAATGGTTATGATATTACTGCATGGATGTTTAGCATGTTAAGAGATAATTATTCCTTGGACTGGAATGATTTTTATAAGTGGACAGATAATAATGGAGAGACTTTGGATAAAGCTTATAACGATTTGCCTGGATGGTATTATATAGACATGGCTGTGATTGACTTTTTTGCAAGATCTTCGAGCATTGGAACATTTGACAATGCAAAGCCTGTTTTTAGATATGATGGGCCAAGCGGGCCTGGATGGGGTGTAAGGCAGTGGAAAGATTTGAATTGGTATGCTGATTTAAGTGCTTCATTGACAGCATCAACATTTAACCTCAAGCCGGGAGAAACAACCAACTTAATCGCCTCAATTAGTAATTTTGGCGGCGTATCTCTGATTGGTGTTTCCGTTAGAATTTATAATGGAAGCGATCTGCTGAATGAACAGTTCGTGAATGTCCCGGCGCCCGGTGGCATTCAAGTTACTGTCCCTTTCACCGGACAGGAAGGCACTTATAATTTCAGGGTGGCCGTCGATGAAGCGAATCTCAAAGTCGAAACGAATGAAGATAATAATGACGCGGCTCTTGAGGTCGGCTTCTACCCCACCTGCGGCGATATCAACGGCGACAACAATATCAATATCCTCGATGTCAGTTATCTGATAAATTTCTTGTATAAGAGCGGCGGTGCGCCTCATTGCAACGCCCCTTATTATTTCTGCGCCGACGCCAATGGAAATCAATCGGTAAACATTCTGGATGTTTCGTACATTATCAACTATTTATATAAACACGGCCCGGCGCTGAATTGCCGATAG
- a CDS encoding conserved exported hypothetical protein (Evidence 4 : Unknown function but conserved in other organisms), producing the protein MKRNPLIIAVLLAFLTVFVAGSAVLADSNCSKDCKNKSECSKNCSPTDCKGKAQCADSCKAVCNNKTDCSARAECAKKMPGACNPEACKQAHSKATPDK; encoded by the coding sequence TTGAAAAGAAATCCGCTTATTATAGCAGTCTTGTTGGCTTTCCTGACGGTCTTTGTTGCCGGTAGTGCGGTTTTGGCCGATAGCAATTGCTCCAAAGACTGCAAGAATAAGAGTGAGTGTTCCAAAAACTGCAGCCCGACTGACTGCAAGGGCAAGGCGCAGTGCGCCGATTCCTGCAAGGCCGTATGCAATAATAAAACAGATTGCTCGGCCAGGGCGGAATGCGCCAAGAAGATGCCGGGTGCATGCAACCCGGAGGCCTGCAAACAGGCCCATTCTAAGGCTACGCCCGACAAATAA
- a CDS encoding hypothetical protein (Evidence 5 : Unknown function): MLYGFPERCLLAPQHCISKVTHDLDLCGAPAPNHLAKCGGCAGHPAGESAGSCRKKPGGLPATDSPLKPDSKSDCTRLCQSLVADGPNRIISSNHVLAKSEITYFFPLRESVSTGNFENIPPWGINPRIAATVLRI, translated from the coding sequence ATGCTGTATGGCTTTCCCGAGCGTTGCCTGCTTGCACCGCAACATTGCATTTCCAAGGTGACCCATGACCTCGACCTCTGCGGCGCGCCCGCGCCGAATCATTTAGCGAAATGCGGCGGCTGCGCGGGCCATCCTGCGGGCGAATCGGCGGGTTCATGCCGAAAAAAGCCGGGCGGGCTCCCGGCGACAGATTCGCCGCTCAAACCCGATTCCAAATCCGACTGCACCCGCCTGTGCCAGTCACTGGTGGCTGACGGTCCGAATCGCATAATATCAAGCAATCACGTCCTGGCCAAATCCGAGATTACATATTTCTTTCCCCTCCGGGAATCTGTTTCTACCGGAAATTTCGAAAATATTCCTCCCTGGGGGATTAATCCCCGGATTGCTGCGACTGTTTTACGAATTTGA
- a CDS encoding conserved hypothetical protein (Evidence 4 : Unknown function but conserved in other organisms), which translates to MVVRRRLKITGPALVFITITTKDRTPYFSNQEFALACLNQLRRELEQFRISAVGYVLMPTHLHGLFGFGEISVLSEFVHGFKRRSALRIKDILMQKGGIGCHGQFNLWKPRFDDLIITSEEQFRIKLNYIHQNPVKAGLAVSQTGWKYSSAGDYSGEKNGPLDIDRDFRWLI; encoded by the coding sequence ATGGTTGTGCGAAGAAGACTAAAAATTACGGGCCCGGCTCTGGTATTCATTACCATAACCACCAAGGACCGGACCCCATATTTTTCAAATCAGGAATTCGCTCTGGCCTGCCTGAATCAACTTCGCCGGGAATTGGAGCAATTCCGAATTTCAGCGGTGGGATATGTCTTAATGCCGACTCATTTGCACGGCCTATTCGGTTTTGGGGAGATTTCCGTATTGTCGGAGTTTGTTCACGGTTTTAAGCGCAGAAGCGCGTTAAGGATTAAGGATATTCTGATGCAAAAAGGCGGCATCGGGTGCCACGGCCAATTCAATTTATGGAAACCAAGATTCGACGACTTAATTATCACTTCCGAGGAGCAATTTCGCATCAAATTAAATTATATACATCAAAACCCTGTTAAGGCCGGATTGGCGGTATCACAAACGGGCTGGAAATATTCGAGCGCGGGTGACTATTCAGGTGAGAAGAATGGGCCTTTGGATATTGATCGGGATTTTAGGTGGTTAATTTAA
- a CDS encoding hypothetical protein (Evidence 5 : Unknown function), whose amino-acid sequence MEAQIRDDWNNISPSADFALFCLESNFSGLVTCWGARGHGKRSQVDFRYLIDIYKVTGIWVCSAKFFSCIPPGKIAVRDLTRNGWEKGTNLHDRLSFEI is encoded by the coding sequence GTGGAGGCGCAAATTCGAGATGATTGGAATAATATATCCCCCTCCGCGGATTTTGCTCTCTTTTGCCTTGAAAGCAATTTTTCCGGACTTGTAACCTGTTGGGGCGCAAGGGGCCATGGAAAACGAAGCCAAGTTGATTTCAGATATCTGATTGATATATATAAAGTTACAGGGATTTGGGTTTGTTCTGCAAAATTTTTTTCCTGTATTCCGCCGGGAAAAATTGCGGTAAGAGACCTTACCCGTAATGGTTGGGAGAAAGGTACAAATTTGCATGATCGGCTTAGTTTTGAAATATGA
- a CDS encoding conserved membrane hypothetical protein (Evidence 4 : Unknown function but conserved in other organisms), producing MEFRGQDQISKKSFKTEVVAGVTTFLTMAYIMFVNPEILAVTGMDKNALIAVTCIVTALSTIITGLLSNTPIAMAPGMGLNAFFAYSIVLGEKVSWPTALGIVFLSGLFFFILTVVGIRKRLVAAIPRSLIYAISVGIGLFITFIGLVNIGIIVKNDSTLVAAGNMTPGVLIGLAGLLVMIILESFKIKGSLIIGILTSTILAIVFGLAKLPSSVISLNIDISPIAFRLDIWGALKGSLMGTIFTLMFMDMFDSIGTIIACSYKAGIVDEKGDIRKIDLLLGIDAFATMLGAVFGTSTTTSYIESGAGIEQGGRTGMTSVVVGILFLLGLIFIPVIGVVPSFATGPALVMVGLFMMREVVHIEFSRLDEAFPAFMIIIMIALSYSISTGLAFGFISYTFLKLVSGRFREIKPMMWGIAGLSVIFFLV from the coding sequence ATGGAGTTTAGAGGCCAGGATCAAATATCAAAAAAGTCATTTAAAACCGAAGTTGTCGCCGGAGTCACGACCTTTCTGACGATGGCGTACATCATGTTTGTCAATCCGGAAATACTGGCGGTGACCGGAATGGATAAAAATGCCCTAATCGCCGTGACCTGTATCGTGACGGCCCTTTCGACCATCATAACGGGACTTCTCTCGAACACCCCGATTGCTATGGCGCCGGGAATGGGGCTGAATGCCTTTTTCGCCTATTCGATTGTTCTGGGCGAAAAAGTCTCCTGGCCAACGGCGCTGGGGATCGTGTTTTTATCAGGGCTGTTCTTTTTTATTCTGACCGTGGTCGGTATCAGGAAGAGACTGGTGGCGGCGATTCCGAGGTCACTTATTTACGCGATCTCGGTCGGGATCGGCCTGTTTATCACGTTTATCGGGCTGGTCAATATCGGAATTATCGTAAAAAATGACAGCACGCTCGTGGCGGCGGGAAATATGACCCCGGGAGTTCTAATCGGGCTGGCGGGACTCCTGGTCATGATTATTCTGGAGAGTTTCAAGATCAAGGGCTCGCTTATTATCGGGATATTGACCAGCACGATACTGGCGATAGTTTTCGGGCTCGCGAAATTGCCGTCGAGTGTGATTTCGCTCAATATTGACATCTCCCCCATAGCGTTCCGGCTCGATATCTGGGGCGCCCTTAAAGGGAGTCTCATGGGGACAATTTTCACCCTGATGTTCATGGATATGTTCGACAGTATCGGGACCATAATTGCCTGCAGTTACAAGGCCGGAATAGTGGATGAGAAAGGGGATATCCGCAAAATCGATTTGCTTCTGGGAATCGACGCGTTCGCGACGATGCTGGGGGCGGTTTTCGGGACCTCGACGACGACCTCGTATATCGAATCGGGAGCGGGGATCGAGCAGGGCGGGCGGACCGGGATGACCTCGGTGGTGGTCGGCATCCTGTTCCTTCTGGGATTGATTTTTATCCCGGTGATTGGCGTGGTACCATCGTTCGCGACCGGGCCGGCGCTGGTAATGGTGGGGCTGTTCATGATGCGGGAGGTGGTGCATATTGAATTTTCACGGCTCGATGAAGCGTTCCCGGCGTTTATGATAATAATCATGATTGCGCTGAGTTACAGTATCAGCACCGGTCTGGCATTCGGCTTTATATCATATACATTTCTGAAATTGGTTTCGGGTCGTTTCCGGGAGATCAAGCCGATGATGTGGGGGATAGCGGGTCTGTCGGTGATATTCTTTCTGGTATAA
- the ysdC gene encoding putative aminopeptidase YsdC (Evidence 3 : Putative function from multiple computational evidences), producing MDYTENLLKEITEAPGVSGYEDGARRVMARHMGEFAKISYDKLGSVIGYKTGTAESPRVSIVGHLDEIGFMVKEITKEGFIKFLPLGGWWGHVALGQRVWIMGANGPVLGVVGSKPPHILPQKEREKVLEIGEMFIDVGTMDKFDIKKKLGIRVGDVIVPDSQFAIMNNEKMYLSKAFDNRVSCAVVIDVMRHFKKVSHPNTILGIGTVQEEVGLRGARTAAYATDPDVAIIADVGIAQDVPPENFTKAERLGAGPAVLVYDAGMIPNVRLRQMVIKTAEDNKIPFHLTTMERGGTDGGEIHKSRSGVPSIVIGVPVRYIHSHNGIIYRGDYDNTVKLIIALIKKLNKKSVDALTAM from the coding sequence TTGGACTATACGGAAAATCTGTTGAAGGAAATAACGGAGGCTCCCGGAGTCTCCGGTTATGAGGATGGCGCCCGCCGCGTCATGGCCCGCCATATGGGCGAATTTGCCAAAATTAGCTATGACAAATTAGGTTCCGTAATCGGATATAAGACCGGGACAGCGGAATCACCCAGGGTTTCCATCGTGGGGCATCTTGATGAAATCGGCTTCATGGTCAAAGAGATCACCAAGGAAGGATTCATAAAATTTCTTCCACTCGGCGGCTGGTGGGGGCATGTCGCTCTGGGTCAGCGCGTCTGGATAATGGGGGCGAATGGCCCGGTCCTCGGCGTGGTCGGTTCCAAGCCGCCTCATATATTGCCGCAGAAAGAGCGGGAAAAGGTCTTAGAGATCGGGGAAATGTTCATCGATGTCGGGACCATGGACAAATTTGATATTAAAAAGAAATTGGGGATTCGCGTTGGTGACGTTATCGTCCCCGATTCTCAATTTGCCATCATGAATAATGAAAAAATGTATTTGTCCAAAGCCTTTGACAATCGGGTTTCATGCGCGGTCGTTATCGATGTGATGCGGCATTTTAAAAAAGTTTCGCATCCCAACACTATTTTGGGGATAGGTACGGTTCAGGAAGAAGTCGGTCTGCGCGGAGCCCGGACGGCCGCCTACGCGACCGATCCCGATGTGGCTATTATTGCCGATGTCGGCATCGCTCAGGATGTCCCGCCGGAAAATTTCACCAAAGCCGAGAGACTGGGCGCCGGTCCGGCGGTCCTAGTTTATGATGCCGGAATGATTCCCAATGTTCGGCTTCGTCAGATGGTAATCAAAACCGCCGAAGATAACAAAATTCCCTTCCATTTGACCACCATGGAGAGAGGCGGCACCGATGGCGGCGAAATTCATAAGAGCCGCTCCGGAGTCCCGTCTATCGTGATTGGCGTTCCGGTCCGCTATATTCATTCGCACAACGGCATAATTTATCGTGGCGACTATGATAATACCGTGAAATTGATTATCGCGCTTATAAAGAAATTGAATAAAAAGTCGGTCGATGCTTTGACGGCCATGTAA
- a CDS encoding conserved hypothetical protein (Evidence 4 : Unknown function but conserved in other organisms), whose product MTTFKIDGIIFDLGSTLIEYENIPWELMNLTSFQAGVTALSGLGYELPDISRFKDLYVNIREKYRARARETLKEWTITDAISELFSTAGLNHGKNLADRFFDAYYQPVGRQLTIFDDTIEVLNRLREMKIKIGLVSNTIFPEIYHRDELARFGIAEFLDFAVFSSSFGYRKPHPAIYERAIELIKIDREKLLFVGDRYLEDYSGPSAVGLKAVLKYRPGREYPEPIPDGTVIIHELSELIPLIK is encoded by the coding sequence ATGACGACATTTAAGATTGACGGGATAATTTTTGATCTCGGATCAACTTTGATAGAGTACGAAAATATCCCCTGGGAATTGATGAATCTGACCAGTTTTCAGGCCGGTGTAACGGCACTCTCCGGATTGGGATATGAACTACCTGATATTTCCCGGTTCAAGGATCTCTATGTCAACATAAGAGAGAAATATCGCGCCCGCGCTCGAGAAACGTTGAAGGAATGGACAATTACCGATGCCATCAGCGAACTATTTTCCACCGCCGGACTGAATCATGGCAAGAACCTCGCCGATCGATTTTTTGACGCTTATTATCAGCCGGTGGGAAGGCAGCTGACTATTTTTGATGACACTATCGAAGTCCTGAATCGATTACGAGAGATGAAAATCAAGATCGGGCTGGTTTCTAACACCATATTCCCCGAGATATATCATAGGGACGAATTGGCGCGATTCGGTATCGCCGAATTTCTTGATTTCGCCGTCTTTTCGTCGTCATTCGGCTACCGGAAGCCCCATCCCGCCATTTATGAAAGAGCCATAGAACTTATAAAAATTGATCGAGAAAAGTTGCTGTTTGTGGGAGATCGCTACCTGGAGGACTATTCCGGACCTTCTGCAGTCGGACTCAAAGCGGTTCTCAAATATCGACCGGGTCGGGAGTATCCCGAACCGATTCCTGATGGCACAGTGATTATTCATGAGTTGTCGGAATTGATTCCCCTAATAAAGTAG
- the cysS gene encoding Cysteine--tRNA ligase has product MALKLFNTMTRSKDEFHPLEPGHVRMYTCGPTVHDFAHIGNFRAYTFEDLLRRFLKFKGYKVTQVMNLTDIDDKTIKKSIAQNVSLRDYTAVYKKAFFEDLDRLGIERAEFYPEATTHIPEMVDIVKKLLARGYAYEVGGNYYYSIAKFRNYGNLSHLDMSGLKAGARVAADEYEKESVSDFALWKAWDENDGDVFWETELGKGRPGWHLECSAMSMKYLGETFDIHTGGVDNMFPHHENEIAQSEGASGKKFVNLWLHCEHLIVEGRKMAKSFKNFYTLRDILEKGYPSIAVRYLLLATHYRQQLNFTFEGLDAARNGLVRYNDFYSNLLDYGGEGASGEAGEYIDKMLLGFETALDDDLNISQALGEVFDFIRDINRLKAENKLSGDERNRALSAMDRIESVLNFRVKKEETSETGIEALIQKRAEAKKNRNFAEADRIRLELFKMGIILEDTPSGTKWKRKL; this is encoded by the coding sequence ATGGCACTTAAATTATTCAACACCATGACGCGCTCCAAGGATGAATTTCATCCTCTTGAGCCGGGGCATGTCCGAATGTACACCTGCGGTCCGACCGTTCACGATTTTGCCCATATCGGGAATTTCCGCGCCTATACATTTGAGGATCTCCTCAGGAGATTCCTAAAATTTAAGGGATATAAAGTCACTCAGGTGATGAATCTGACAGATATCGATGATAAGACTATTAAAAAATCGATTGCTCAGAATGTATCACTCAGGGACTATACTGCCGTCTATAAAAAGGCCTTCTTTGAAGATCTTGATCGGCTCGGTATCGAGCGGGCGGAATTTTATCCTGAGGCCACGACTCATATCCCTGAAATGGTAGATATTGTGAAGAAATTACTGGCGCGGGGATACGCCTACGAAGTCGGCGGTAATTATTACTATTCCATCGCGAAATTCCGTAATTACGGCAACCTTTCTCATCTGGATATGTCCGGATTAAAAGCGGGGGCGCGGGTGGCGGCGGATGAATATGAAAAGGAATCGGTATCAGATTTCGCCCTCTGGAAGGCATGGGACGAAAATGACGGTGATGTTTTTTGGGAGACAGAACTGGGCAAGGGCCGTCCCGGCTGGCATCTGGAGTGCTCCGCCATGTCGATGAAATATCTCGGCGAGACCTTTGATATTCACACTGGCGGCGTCGACAATATGTTTCCCCATCACGAGAATGAAATCGCCCAGTCGGAAGGGGCGAGCGGGAAGAAGTTCGTGAATCTCTGGTTGCATTGCGAGCATTTGATTGTCGAGGGACGCAAAATGGCCAAATCATTCAAGAACTTTTATACTCTCAGGGATATTCTGGAAAAGGGATATCCGTCAATCGCGGTACGGTACTTGTTACTGGCAACTCATTATCGTCAGCAATTGAATTTCACCTTTGAGGGCCTTGACGCGGCGCGTAACGGCCTGGTTCGCTATAACGACTTCTATTCAAATCTATTGGATTACGGCGGCGAGGGCGCATCGGGTGAGGCGGGTGAATATATTGATAAAATGTTGCTGGGATTCGAAACGGCTCTCGATGATGATCTCAATATTTCTCAGGCCTTAGGAGAGGTCTTTGATTTTATTCGAGATATAAACCGCCTGAAGGCGGAAAATAAGTTGTCAGGCGATGAAAGAAATCGGGCCCTTTCGGCAATGGACAGAATTGAAAGTGTTTTGAATTTTAGAGTCAAGAAAGAGGAAACATCTGAGACCGGTATTGAAGCTCTGATTCAAAAACGGGCGGAAGCCAAGAAGAACCGCAACTTTGCCGAGGCCGATCGAATCAGGTTGGAACTGTTCAAGATGGGGATAATTCTTGAGGATACTCCGTCGGGAACAAAATGGAAAAGGAAATTGTAG